Proteins co-encoded in one Streptomyces sp. JH34 genomic window:
- a CDS encoding alpha-ketoacid dehydrogenase subunit beta produces the protein MSTAAATAGERTGRAKPATMAQALGRALRDSMAEDPTVHVLGEDVGTLGGVFRVTDGLAKEFGDERCTDTPLAEAGILGAAVGMAMYGLRPVVEMQFDAFAYPAFEQLVSHVAKMRNRTGGAMPMPITVRVPYGGGIGGVEHHSDSSEAYYMATPGLHVVMPATVDDAYGLLRESIASDDPVVFLEPKRLYWSKADWSPDAPASVEPIGRAVVRRPGRSATLITYGPSLPVCLEAAEAATAEGWDLEVVDLRSLVPFDDETVAASVRRTGRAVVVHESSGFGGPGGEIAARVTERCFHHLEAPVLRVAGFDIPYPPPMQERHHLPGVDRVLDAVARLQWEAES, from the coding sequence ATGAGCACCGCTGCCGCGACCGCCGGTGAACGCACCGGCAGGGCCAAACCGGCCACGATGGCGCAGGCCCTCGGGCGGGCACTGCGTGACTCGATGGCTGAGGATCCGACGGTGCACGTCCTGGGGGAGGACGTCGGAACACTCGGTGGCGTCTTCCGCGTCACCGACGGCCTGGCGAAGGAGTTCGGCGACGAGCGCTGCACGGACACTCCACTGGCCGAGGCGGGCATCCTCGGCGCGGCCGTGGGAATGGCGATGTACGGGCTTCGGCCCGTGGTGGAGATGCAGTTCGACGCCTTCGCCTATCCGGCGTTCGAGCAGTTGGTCAGCCATGTCGCCAAGATGCGGAACCGGACGGGCGGGGCGATGCCTATGCCGATCACGGTGCGGGTGCCGTACGGCGGCGGGATCGGCGGGGTGGAGCATCACAGCGACTCCTCCGAGGCGTACTACATGGCGACACCCGGCCTGCACGTCGTCATGCCGGCCACCGTCGACGACGCCTACGGCCTGCTGAGGGAGTCGATCGCCTCCGACGACCCGGTGGTCTTCCTGGAACCGAAGCGGCTCTACTGGTCCAAGGCCGACTGGTCACCGGATGCGCCGGCGTCGGTCGAGCCGATAGGGCGGGCGGTGGTCCGGCGCCCCGGCCGCAGCGCGACCCTGATCACCTATGGGCCGTCCCTCCCCGTGTGTCTGGAAGCTGCCGAGGCGGCCACGGCCGAGGGGTGGGATCTCGAAGTGGTAGACCTGCGCTCGCTGGTGCCGTTCGACGACGAGACCGTCGCCGCGTCGGTCCGCCGCACCGGTCGTGCGGTGGTCGTCCACGAGTCGTCCGGGTTCGGAGGTCCGGGCGGAGAGATCGCGGCGCGGGTCACCGAGCGGTGCTTCCACCATCTGGAGGCGCCGGTGCTGCGCGTCGCGGGATTCGACATCCCCTATCCGCCGCCGATGCAGGAGCGGCACCATCTGCCGGGCGTGGACCGGGTGCTCGACGCGGTCGCCCGTCTTCAGTGGGAGGCGGAGAGCTGA
- a CDS encoding dihydrolipoamide acetyltransferase family protein has product MAQVLEFRLPDLGEGLTEAEIVRWLVEVGDVVAVDQPVVEVETAKAMVEVPCPYGGVVTARYGEEGAELPVGAPLLTVAVGSVERTTERAGSVTSSGGGAAESGASGNVLVGYGTGAPAARRRRVRPAPVSAVSPAPATAAGIVAPATRIGASAAETSTAPGTTTAVAMDSAPVLGVVRPQGPVAVISPLVRKLARQHGLDLRQIVGTGRDGLILRTDVESAIKAAEAPAAGGQPVTVPDAEPSVERIPLRGVRGAVADKLSRSRREIPEATCWVDADATELMAARAAMNAAGGSAAGPKVSVLALLARICTAALARFPELNSTVDADAREIVRLSGVHLGFAAQTERGLVVPVVRDAHTRNAESIGAEIARLTGAARDGKLTPAQLTGGTFTLNNYGVFGVDGSTPIINHPEAAMLGVGRIMPKPWVHEGELAVRQVVQLSLTFDHRVCDGGTAGGFLRYVADCVEQPAVLLRTL; this is encoded by the coding sequence ATGGCGCAGGTGCTGGAATTCAGGCTGCCCGACCTGGGCGAAGGACTGACCGAGGCGGAGATCGTGCGCTGGCTGGTGGAGGTCGGCGACGTGGTCGCCGTCGATCAGCCGGTCGTCGAGGTCGAGACGGCCAAGGCCATGGTGGAGGTGCCCTGCCCCTACGGGGGCGTGGTGACGGCACGATACGGCGAGGAGGGCGCGGAGCTCCCGGTCGGCGCACCGCTCCTGACCGTGGCGGTCGGATCGGTGGAGCGGACCACGGAGCGCGCGGGTTCCGTCACGTCCTCAGGTGGCGGTGCTGCCGAGAGCGGGGCGTCGGGCAATGTGCTGGTCGGCTACGGCACGGGTGCACCTGCCGCTCGGAGGCGACGGGTGAGGCCCGCGCCCGTCTCGGCCGTGTCCCCGGCACCGGCGACCGCGGCCGGGATCGTGGCGCCCGCGACCAGGATCGGTGCGTCGGCCGCGGAGACATCCACGGCGCCAGGGACGACCACCGCTGTGGCGATGGATTCGGCCCCGGTACTCGGTGTGGTACGGCCTCAGGGCCCCGTTGCGGTCATCTCCCCGCTGGTTCGGAAGCTGGCACGGCAGCACGGCCTCGATCTCCGGCAGATCGTCGGTACGGGACGCGACGGGCTGATTCTGCGTACCGACGTGGAGTCCGCCATCAAGGCGGCGGAAGCACCCGCTGCCGGGGGACAGCCGGTAACCGTGCCGGATGCGGAGCCGTCCGTCGAGCGGATCCCGCTGCGCGGGGTCCGGGGCGCCGTCGCCGACAAGCTGTCACGCAGCCGGCGTGAGATTCCCGAAGCCACGTGCTGGGTCGACGCAGACGCCACCGAGCTGATGGCGGCACGGGCCGCCATGAACGCGGCCGGTGGTTCCGCGGCCGGGCCCAAGGTGTCGGTGCTCGCCCTGTTGGCCCGCATCTGCACGGCGGCTCTGGCGCGGTTCCCCGAACTCAACTCGACGGTCGACGCGGACGCACGGGAGATCGTGCGGCTGTCCGGGGTGCACCTGGGATTTGCCGCGCAGACGGAGCGGGGCCTCGTCGTTCCGGTCGTCCGTGACGCGCATACCAGGAACGCGGAGTCCATCGGCGCGGAGATCGCCCGCCTGACCGGCGCGGCGCGGGACGGGAAGCTGACCCCGGCGCAGCTCACCGGCGGGACGTTCACGCTGAACAACTACGGGGTGTTCGGAGTCGACGGTTCGACTCCCATCATCAACCACCCCGAAGCGGCCATGCTCGGCGTCGGCCGGATCATGCCCAAACCCTGGGTGCACGAGGGCGAGCTGGCTGTTCGCCAGGTCGTGCAGCTCTCGCTCACCTTCGACCACCGGGTCTGCGACGGCGGAACGGCAGGCGGCTTCCTGAGGTACGTGGCCGACTGTGTGGAACAGCCGGCGGTGTTGTTGCGCACTCTGTGA
- a CDS encoding NTP transferase domain-containing protein → MTAYDAIVLAGGAAKRLGGADKPGLHVGGRSLLDRVLAVCADAGSTVVVGGRRATVRPVTWTREVPEGGGPLAALDAGVRHTEAENVLVLSADLPFLGEATIRALLAATDPGSREGALCTDRDGRDQPLVAVYRAEPLRRELALLATEHGSLAGLPLRHLTAELDLARVPAGPLASFDCDTWEDIAAARARIREHGTVLDEWITTVKNELGIELDVDTGVLLDLARDAAHGVARPAAPLTTFLVGYAAAMASSGRSPEDATDAVADFSRKATALALRWAEETEAGSGPGTP, encoded by the coding sequence ATGACCGCGTATGACGCCATCGTTCTTGCCGGAGGGGCCGCGAAGCGCCTCGGAGGAGCTGACAAGCCAGGGCTCCACGTGGGTGGCCGGTCGCTGCTCGACCGGGTGCTGGCCGTATGTGCCGACGCCGGGTCCACCGTGGTGGTGGGTGGGCGCAGGGCGACCGTGCGTCCGGTCACCTGGACTCGCGAAGTGCCGGAAGGCGGCGGGCCTTTGGCCGCACTCGATGCTGGTGTACGGCACACGGAAGCGGAAAATGTCCTGGTGCTCTCCGCGGACCTGCCGTTCCTGGGGGAGGCGACCATCCGCGCGTTGCTGGCCGCGACGGATCCGGGATCCCGCGAAGGCGCCCTGTGCACCGACCGGGACGGGCGGGACCAGCCGTTGGTCGCGGTGTACCGGGCCGAGCCGCTGCGCCGTGAACTCGCACTTCTCGCCACCGAGCACGGCAGCCTGGCCGGACTCCCTCTGCGCCACCTGACCGCCGAACTGGACCTGGCCCGGGTCCCCGCCGGCCCTTTGGCTTCCTTCGACTGCGACACCTGGGAAGACATTGCTGCCGCCAGGGCGCGGATCAGGGAGCATGGGACCGTGCTGGACGAATGGATCACCACAGTCAAGAACGAACTGGGCATCGAACTCGACGTCGATACCGGCGTCCTGCTCGACCTCGCCCGCGACGCGGCGCATGGCGTCGCCCGGCCGGCCGCGCCACTGACCACCTTCCTGGTGGGGTACGCGGCTGCGATGGCGAGCAGCGGCAGAAGCCCGGAGGATGCGACTGACGCGGTTGCAGATTTCTCCCGCAAGGCCACTGCCCTCGCGCTCCGATGGGCCGAGGAAACGGAGGCGGGTAGCGGACCCGGCACGCCGTGA
- a CDS encoding molybdopterin molybdotransferase MoeA: MTAHGREERPADGGRSAEEERADEERAEEERAVEQALALVGRQPQAGHRPPVGPGETSPKPNSPPAATSTSPATPSSAPTRPNASAGPNLSSRNLSSRNPSSRNPSSRNPSSPNPSSPNPSSPNPSSPNPSSPTSYSPASTSPRPGASIPGVPPSGSSRPHEGSSAGRSVSSPHAHRAEATAWAAARALAERLGRATPPTAHRLPLDRALGHVLAEAVVALTDLPSFDTSAMDGWAVAGPGPWAVREGEGLLAGRGSTEPLPDGQALRIATGARLPADATAVIRTEHAHFDEAKGLLHADREVVPGQDIRPRGQECRSGDELLPVGTVVTPPVLGLAAAAGYDALVAVPRPRVDVFVLGDELLTAGLPHDGLIRDALGPMLVPWLRALGAEVAEPRRLGDDAEALRQALISSDADLILTTGGTAAGPVDHVHPVLAEIGADLLVDGVAVRPGHPMLLARLTEGGPCLVGLPGNPLAAVSGLLTLAEPLLRGIAGRTAQDPYRAPVHDEVQGHPHDTRLIPVVHRDDSVVPLHYNGPAMLRGIAAADGLAVVPPGGVRSGTEVEILDLPWASASPWTEGCFT; the protein is encoded by the coding sequence GTGACCGCGCACGGACGCGAGGAACGGCCGGCTGACGGAGGCCGGTCGGCCGAGGAGGAGCGCGCCGACGAAGAGCGCGCCGAGGAGGAGCGGGCCGTCGAGCAGGCTCTGGCTCTCGTCGGCCGTCAGCCGCAGGCCGGGCACCGCCCACCGGTGGGGCCCGGCGAGACGTCCCCCAAGCCGAATTCCCCGCCAGCGGCGACATCGACATCACCGGCGACGCCCTCGTCGGCGCCGACGAGGCCGAACGCGAGCGCCGGCCCGAACCTGAGCTCACGGAACCTGAGCTCACGGAACCCGAGCTCACGGAACCCGAGCTCACGGAACCCGAGCTCACCGAACCCGAGCTCACCGAACCCGAGCTCACCGAACCCGAGCTCACCGAACCCGAGCTCACCGACGTCGTACTCACCGGCCTCGACTTCACCGAGGCCGGGCGCCTCGATCCCAGGCGTCCCTCCCTCGGGTTCCTCCCGGCCCCACGAGGGCTCATCGGCCGGCCGATCCGTGTCCTCCCCGCACGCCCACCGGGCCGAAGCCACCGCCTGGGCCGCGGCGCGTGCCCTGGCCGAACGCCTCGGCCGCGCCACTCCCCCGACTGCCCACCGGCTTCCACTGGACCGTGCTCTCGGACACGTCCTGGCCGAGGCGGTCGTAGCGCTCACGGATCTGCCGTCGTTCGACACCTCGGCCATGGACGGCTGGGCCGTCGCGGGGCCGGGCCCCTGGGCCGTCCGGGAGGGGGAAGGGCTGCTTGCCGGACGCGGTTCCACGGAACCGCTCCCCGACGGGCAGGCGCTGAGGATCGCCACAGGTGCGCGTCTTCCCGCGGATGCCACGGCCGTGATCCGCACCGAGCACGCGCACTTCGACGAGGCCAAGGGGCTTCTGCACGCCGACCGCGAGGTGGTTCCGGGCCAAGACATCCGGCCCAGGGGCCAGGAGTGCCGGTCCGGCGACGAGCTTCTGCCTGTGGGGACGGTGGTGACTCCTCCCGTACTCGGGCTGGCGGCCGCCGCCGGGTACGACGCGCTCGTCGCCGTACCCCGGCCCCGTGTCGATGTCTTCGTCCTCGGCGACGAACTCCTCACAGCGGGGCTTCCCCACGACGGACTGATCCGGGATGCGCTCGGCCCCATGCTGGTCCCCTGGCTCCGGGCTTTGGGAGCGGAGGTGGCCGAGCCCCGACGGCTCGGGGACGATGCCGAGGCGCTCCGGCAGGCACTCATCTCCTCCGATGCCGACCTGATCCTCACCACGGGCGGGACAGCCGCCGGCCCCGTGGACCATGTGCACCCGGTGCTGGCCGAGATCGGTGCCGATCTCCTCGTCGATGGGGTGGCCGTACGCCCCGGTCATCCCATGCTCCTGGCACGCCTCACCGAGGGCGGCCCCTGCCTGGTGGGATTGCCCGGCAACCCTCTTGCCGCGGTGTCCGGACTGCTGACACTGGCCGAGCCCCTGCTCCGGGGAATCGCTGGTCGCACTGCCCAGGACCCGTACCGTGCGCCTGTCCACGACGAGGTGCAGGGGCACCCGCACGACACGCGGCTCATCCCTGTGGTTCATCGCGACGACAGCGTCGTGCCTCTTCATTACAACGGCCCCGCCATGCTCCGGGGGATCGCTGCCGCGGACGGGCTGGCCGTGGTACCTCCCGGCGGGGTACGGTCCGGCACCGAGGTGGAGATCCTCGATCTACCGTGGGCCTCGGCGTCGCCGTGGACGGAAGGGTGTTTCACGTGA
- a CDS encoding potassium channel family protein → MGLGVAVDGRVFHVKLPGHDAMARRADEHVVPTRVLLPRRVVDRPLRQVAKRLAMALTVLATTVFIVWADRGGYHDNADNKVDFLDAVYYATVTLSTTGYGDIVPYSDPARLVNVVLVTPLRVLFLIILVGTTLEVLTERTREDFRLNRWRSNLREHTVVVGFGTKGRSAIQTLCTTGLKKDQIVIVDPAGKVIEAANAEGFVGVLGDATRSDVLLRAEVQKARQIIIATQRDDTAVLVALTARQLNRGAKIVAAVREEENAPLLRQSGADAVITSASAAGRLLGLSVLSPSAGTVMEDLIQQGSGLDLVERPVIKAEVGKSVRETDDLVVSVLRGHRLLGYDDPAASPLQLTDRVITIVRASPLHTSATQHPQSPGQRS, encoded by the coding sequence GTGGGCCTCGGCGTCGCCGTGGACGGAAGGGTGTTTCACGTGAAACTTCCCGGCCACGATGCGATGGCCAGGCGCGCAGACGAACATGTCGTCCCCACCCGGGTGCTTCTGCCCCGGCGGGTGGTCGACAGACCGCTGCGGCAGGTGGCCAAGCGTCTGGCTATGGCTCTCACGGTGCTGGCCACCACGGTCTTCATCGTCTGGGCGGACCGGGGCGGCTACCACGACAACGCCGACAACAAGGTCGATTTCCTCGACGCCGTCTACTACGCGACAGTGACATTGTCGACGACCGGCTACGGCGACATCGTCCCGTACAGCGACCCGGCCCGCTTGGTCAATGTGGTGCTGGTGACGCCGTTGCGTGTGCTCTTCCTGATCATCCTGGTCGGCACCACCCTCGAGGTCCTGACGGAACGGACCCGGGAGGATTTCCGGCTGAACCGTTGGAGAAGCAACTTGCGTGAACACACCGTGGTCGTCGGCTTCGGCACGAAAGGCCGTTCAGCGATCCAGACGCTGTGTACGACCGGGCTGAAGAAGGACCAGATCGTCATCGTCGATCCGGCCGGCAAGGTGATCGAAGCAGCCAACGCCGAAGGCTTCGTGGGCGTGCTGGGCGATGCGACCCGAAGTGATGTGCTGTTGCGGGCCGAGGTCCAGAAGGCCCGCCAGATCATCATCGCCACCCAGCGCGACGACACCGCCGTACTGGTTGCCTTGACCGCGCGTCAGCTCAACCGCGGTGCGAAGATCGTGGCCGCCGTCCGTGAGGAGGAGAACGCGCCACTGCTGCGGCAGTCCGGTGCCGACGCCGTGATCACCAGCGCGAGCGCGGCGGGACGTCTGCTCGGTCTCTCCGTCCTCAGCCCCAGCGCGGGCACGGTGATGGAGGATCTCATCCAGCAGGGCAGCGGGCTCGATCTCGTCGAACGACCGGTGATAAAGGCCGAGGTGGGCAAGAGCGTCCGTGAGACCGACGACCTGGTGGTGAGCGTGCTGCGCGGCCACAGGCTGCTGGGTTACGACGATCCGGCGGCCAGCCCTCTGCAGCTGACGGACCGGGTGATCACCATCGTGCGTGCATCACCGCTGCATACGTCTGCGACGCAGCATCCTCAGTCGCCCGGCCAGCGGTCGTAG
- a CDS encoding NAD(P)H-quinone oxidoreductase — protein MYAITIPEPGGPEALVWAEVPDPVPGEGEVLVEVVSSAVNRADVLQRQGFYNPPPGASPYPGLECAGRITELGPGVTGWAVGDEVCGLLAGGGYAEKVAVPVGQLLPVPDGVDLTEAAALPEVAATVWSNVFMVAHLRPGETLLVHGGSSGIGTMAIQLAKAVGARVAVTAGGPEKLARCQELGADILIDYREQDFVEELRQATDGVGADVILDIVGAKYLDRNVRALAVNGRLAIIGLQGGAKGELNLSALLSKRAAVTATSLRARPLAEKAAIIAAVREHVWPLLADGVVKPIVDRTMPMTEAAEAHRLMESSSHIGKILLAAPKA, from the coding sequence ATGTATGCGATCACGATCCCCGAACCCGGCGGCCCCGAAGCGCTCGTATGGGCCGAGGTCCCCGATCCCGTACCAGGCGAGGGCGAAGTCCTCGTCGAGGTCGTGTCCAGTGCGGTCAACCGGGCCGATGTCCTGCAGCGGCAGGGCTTCTACAACCCTCCGCCCGGCGCCTCTCCCTACCCCGGCCTCGAATGTGCGGGCCGCATCACGGAGCTGGGCCCCGGAGTCACGGGATGGGCCGTGGGCGACGAGGTGTGCGGACTGCTCGCGGGCGGCGGGTACGCAGAGAAGGTGGCTGTGCCCGTCGGCCAGTTGCTGCCGGTGCCCGACGGCGTAGACCTCACCGAGGCCGCGGCATTGCCCGAGGTGGCGGCGACGGTCTGGTCCAACGTCTTCATGGTGGCTCACCTCCGCCCCGGCGAGACCCTTCTGGTCCACGGCGGATCCAGCGGAATCGGCACGATGGCGATCCAGCTCGCCAAGGCCGTCGGCGCGCGCGTCGCCGTGACGGCGGGAGGCCCCGAGAAGCTGGCGCGCTGTCAGGAGCTCGGAGCCGACATCCTCATCGACTACCGCGAGCAGGATTTCGTCGAGGAGCTGCGTCAGGCCACGGACGGCGTGGGGGCGGACGTCATCCTCGACATCGTCGGGGCGAAGTATCTCGACCGGAACGTACGGGCCCTGGCTGTGAACGGTCGCCTCGCCATCATCGGCCTTCAGGGCGGTGCCAAGGGCGAGCTCAACCTGAGTGCCCTTCTGAGCAAGCGGGCCGCTGTCACGGCGACGTCGCTTCGCGCGCGGCCTCTCGCGGAGAAGGCCGCGATCATCGCCGCAGTTCGCGAGCACGTGTGGCCCCTGCTCGCCGACGGTGTCGTCAAGCCGATCGTGGACCGCACGATGCCGATGACGGAGGCAGCCGAAGCCCACCGGCTGATGGAGTCCAGCAGCCACATCGGGAAGATCCTCCTGGCTGCGCCGAAGGCCTGA